A portion of the Collinsella aerofaciens genome contains these proteins:
- the glgD gene encoding glucose-1-phosphate adenylyltransferase subunit GlgD, with protein MINRKAIGYITANYSSTYGSVLLKDRPIASVPFLGRYRLIDFPLSNMMNAGIKTVGVVMPGNYRSLIDHVGSGKDWGLDRKKGGLFMVPGNAYGTTKGGMRFLLRDIISNKTLFQRSEKPYVVMMGTNIIFNMDLNTIIEAHENSGAQMTVVYCKATRNVDDETKLEINENGRLTGVSAGVVYGDNASMDCCIVNRETLLEIIDHYQAADYLDLLEALQGDFGNIDVCSYEYKGEVVGVFSEKSLYRRSMDLLDQTVADQLFDPERPILTKAHDVPPSRYATGSHACNSIISAGCIIKGTVRNSILSRGVVVEEGASVTNSIINQSCIIKSGARVENAILDKNNVVPTNTELRGTPENILVLGKAPLTSDTTIVR; from the coding sequence ATGATCAATCGCAAGGCCATCGGTTATATCACCGCTAACTACTCTTCGACCTACGGCAGCGTGCTGCTCAAGGACCGCCCCATCGCGTCCGTTCCGTTTTTGGGCCGCTACCGCCTGATCGACTTCCCGCTGTCCAACATGATGAATGCCGGCATTAAGACCGTCGGCGTCGTCATGCCGGGCAACTACCGCTCGCTGATCGACCACGTGGGCTCGGGCAAGGACTGGGGCCTGGACCGCAAGAAGGGCGGCCTGTTCATGGTGCCCGGCAACGCGTATGGCACCACCAAGGGCGGCATGCGCTTCCTGCTGCGCGACATCATCTCCAACAAGACGCTGTTCCAGCGCTCGGAGAAGCCCTATGTCGTGATGATGGGCACCAACATCATCTTTAACATGGACCTCAACACCATCATCGAGGCGCACGAGAACTCCGGTGCCCAGATGACCGTGGTGTACTGCAAGGCCACGCGCAACGTCGATGACGAGACCAAGCTCGAGATTAACGAGAACGGCCGCCTGACGGGCGTGAGCGCCGGCGTCGTGTATGGCGACAACGCGTCTATGGACTGCTGCATCGTCAACCGCGAGACGCTGCTCGAGATTATCGACCACTACCAGGCCGCCGACTATCTGGACCTGCTCGAGGCACTCCAGGGCGACTTTGGCAACATCGACGTGTGCAGCTACGAGTACAAGGGCGAGGTCGTGGGCGTGTTTAGCGAGAAGTCGCTGTATCGCCGCAGCATGGACCTGCTCGACCAGACCGTGGCCGACCAGCTCTTCGATCCCGAGCGCCCGATCCTGACCAAGGCTCACGACGTGCCGCCTTCGCGCTATGCGACCGGTAGCCACGCCTGCAACTCAATCATCTCGGCCGGCTGCATCATCAAGGGCACCGTGCGCAACTCGATCCTGTCGCGCGGCGTTGTGGTTGAGGAAGGCGCCTCGGTGACCAACTCGATCATCAACCAGAGCTGCATCATCAAGAGCGGCGCCCGCGTCGAGAATGCCATTCTGGACAAGAACAACGTGGTTCCCACCAACACCGAGCTTCGCGGCACGCCCGAGAACATCCTGGTGCTGGGCAAGGCTCCGTTAACTTCCGACACCACCATCGTACGTTAA